In a single window of the Arachis hypogaea cultivar Tifrunner chromosome 6, arahy.Tifrunner.gnm2.J5K5, whole genome shotgun sequence genome:
- the LOC112695781 gene encoding protein FAR1-RELATED SEQUENCE 5: MSDSAKAHIDGMQRYGLPTSKILGYMAGISGGYSLLGFTKKDAYNYIEKSKRDKITDGDTNAAVIYLEGKATADPMSMARYNLTDDGMLANLFWADGASRVDYQYFGDVLAFDSTYKKNKYKRPLVIFSGTNNHKQTTIFGFGLVLDERIPSYTWMLESLVEVMCGKTPSVVVTDGDDAMIAAVRKVFPLVTHRLCAWHLQRNVTPNSNEEMFRNVFAKWLYADMEIADFEAEWAQAVIDFELSDKLWASQMYEKREMWVNAYLRNKFCDGFRTTSRCEGINANVKKFLTSRHSILELVQNLELLVREY; this comes from the coding sequence ATGTCAGATTCTGCCAAGGCACACATAGATGGGATGCAGAGGTACGGCTTACCAACCTCAAAGATACTGGGGTACATGGCAGGAATTTCTGGGGGGTATTCTCTCCTTGGATTCACTAAAAAGGATGCTTACAATTACATCGAGAAGAGCAAACGCGACAAGATTACGGATGGTGACACCAATGCGGCCGTCATATACCTCGAGGGAAAGGCCACAGCCGATCCGATGTCGATGGCAAGGTACAACCTCACCGATGATGGTATGTTGGCGAACCTCTTCTGGGCTGATGGAGCAAGTCGAGTTGATTACCAATATTTTGGTGATGTCCTTGCTTTCGACTCCACCTACAAGAAAAACAAATATAAGAGGCCATTGGTCATATTCTCTGGCACGAATAACCATAAACAAACAACAATCTTTGGCTTCGGTCTTGTTTTGGATGAGCGCATACCTTCTTACACGTGGATGCTCGAGAGCCTGGTTGAAGTAATGTGTGGGAAGACACCGTCCGTAGTTGTTACAGATGGAGATGATGCAATGATCGCAGCTGTGCGGAAAGTTTTCCCACTAGTAACTCATAGACTATGTGCGTGGCACCTACAAAGAAATGTAACCCCGAACTCAAATGAGGAAATGTTTCGGAATGTCTTTGCAAAGTGGTTATATGCTGACATGGAAATTGCTGACTTTGAGGCTGAGTGGGCTCAGGCAGTGATAGACTTTGAATTGAGTGACAAGTTATGGGCTTCCCAGATGTACGAGAAGCGAGAGATGTGGGTCAACGCTTATCTGCGGAACAAATTTTGTGATGGCTTTCGGACGACATCCAGGTGTGAGGGAATCAACGCTAATGTAAAAAAATTCCTCACTTCTAGGCATAGCATTCTAGAACTTGTTCAGAATCTCGAGTTGCTTGTTCGGGAGTACTGA
- the LOC140173585 gene encoding uncharacterized protein encodes MEGRNGLFGGCEEVGNASGEICKNDSAENGCDSEACQPSLDDDASDYGDVMGLTAEDICKKVFRSEERAYDFFAKVGKFIGFGVRKGDYGKDEDGNLIRRRFFCNKAGLRDQKHYNRVDRKRSHRPETRTNCKAMLLVYLDRVSCTWKVRKVNLEHNHPLTPRIMVHMIP; translated from the coding sequence ATGGAGGGCAGGAATGGTTTGTTTGGTGGTTGCGAGGAAGTTGGGAATGCAAGTGGAGAAATTTGCAAAAATGATAGCGCAGAGAATGGTTGTGACAGTGAAGCTTGTCAGCCCAGTTTAGATGATGATGCATCAGATTATGGAGACGTCATGGGTCTCACAGCAGAAGATATATGTAAGAAGGTCTTTCGGAGCGAGGAACGTGCTTATGATTTCTTCGCAAAAGTTGGAAAATTTATTGGGTTTGGGGTCCGAAAGGGTGACTACGGGAAAGATGAGGACGGGAATTTGATAAGGCGGAGATTCTTTTGCAACAAGGCCGGTTTAAGGGACCAGAAGCATTACAATCGGGTGGATAGAAAAAGATCACATCGTCCGGAAACGCGCACGAATTGCAAGGCAATGCTGTTAGTGTATCTTGATAGAGTTTCTTGCACTTGGAAGGTTAGGAAGGTGAACCTGGAACATAATCACCCACTGACGCCCAGGATAATGGTACACATGATTCCATGA
- the LOC112695782 gene encoding small ribosomal subunit protein uS17c, translating into MWLLQLPSIPKFSTPFLHGGGILRSAPTATTFPAPSAPCSMPTIRAMKSMQGKVVCATSDKTVAVEVVRLAPHPKYKRRVRKKKKYQAHDPDNQFKVGDIVQLLKSRPISKTKTFVAVSVPKKDSTNNPVDDSASDIGIPLESQQQA; encoded by the coding sequence ATGTGGCTTCTCCAGCTGCCTTCAATCCCCAAGTTCTCCACCCCGTTCCTCCATGGCGGCGGAATCCTCCGTTCCGCCCCAACCGCCACTACATTCCCAGCACCATCAGCGCCGTGTTCGATGCCTACCATTAGAGCGATGAAGTCGATGCAGGGGAAGGTGGTTTGCGCCACTAGCGACAAGACGGTGGCGGTGGAGGTTGTTCGCCTGGCACCTCACCCGAAGTACAAGAGGCgcgtgaggaagaagaagaagtaccaGGCTCACGACCCTGATAACCAGTTCAAGGTTGGTGACATCGTTCAACTCCTCAAGAGCAGGCCTATCAGTAAGACCAAGACTTTCGTCGCCGTCTCTGTTCCCAAGAAGGATTCCACCAATAACCCCGTTGATGATTCCGCTTCCGACATTGGAATCCCCTTGGAGTCTCAACAACAGGCTTAG